One genomic window of Choloepus didactylus isolate mChoDid1 chromosome 27, mChoDid1.pri, whole genome shotgun sequence includes the following:
- the LGALS7 gene encoding galectin-7 isoform X1 has product MITIIFVTIIKSSKERQAVNLGTHRTRRWRQRPQEESSAPPWPQGQAMAESYTIPHKTSLPEGIHVGTVMRIRGVVPKTGRFHVNLLCSEEEGADAALHFNPRLDESAVVFNSLERGTWGREERGSGIPFQYGQPFEVLLIATDDGFKTVVGDSPFHFFRHRIPLARVRAMEVGGDLQLQSVRIF; this is encoded by the exons ATGATTACTATCATTTTTGTCACTATTATTAAGAGCTCCAAGGAGAGACAGGCAGTGAACCTGGGAACCCACAGAACGCGGAGGTGGAGGCAGAGACCCCAGGAAGAGAGCTCTGCGCCACCCTGGCCCCAGGGCCAGG CCATGGCGGAGAGCTAT ACCATTCCCCACAAGACCTCGCTGCCCGAGGGCATACATGTGGGCACCGTGATGAGAATTCGCGGCGTGGTCCCCAAGACGGGCAG GTTCCATGTAAACCTGCTGTGCAGCGAGGAGGAGGGCGCCGACGCTGCCTTGCATTTCAACCCCCGGCTGGACGAGTCCGCGGTGGTCTTCAACAGCCTGGAGCGCGGCACCTGGGGCCGCGAGGAGCGCGGCTCGGGGATTCCTTTCCAGTACGGGCAGCCCTTCGAGGTTCTCCTCATCGCCACCGATGACGGCTTCAAG ACCGTGGTGGGGGACTCGCCCTTCCACTTCTTCCGGCACCGGATCCCGCTGGCGCGCGTGCGCGCGATGGAGGTGGGCGGGGACTTGCAGCTGCAGTCGGTGCGGATTTTCTGA
- the LGALS7 gene encoding galectin-7 isoform X2 produces the protein MITIIFVTIIKSSKERQAVNLGTHRTRRWRQRPQEESSAPPWPQGQGLCQTIPHKTSLPEGIHVGTVMRIRGVVPKTGRFHVNLLCSEEEGADAALHFNPRLDESAVVFNSLERGTWGREERGSGIPFQYGQPFEVLLIATDDGFKTVVGDSPFHFFRHRIPLARVRAMEVGGDLQLQSVRIF, from the exons ATGATTACTATCATTTTTGTCACTATTATTAAGAGCTCCAAGGAGAGACAGGCAGTGAACCTGGGAACCCACAGAACGCGGAGGTGGAGGCAGAGACCCCAGGAAGAGAGCTCTGCGCCACCCTGGCCCCAGGGCCAGGGTCTGTGCCAG ACCATTCCCCACAAGACCTCGCTGCCCGAGGGCATACATGTGGGCACCGTGATGAGAATTCGCGGCGTGGTCCCCAAGACGGGCAG GTTCCATGTAAACCTGCTGTGCAGCGAGGAGGAGGGCGCCGACGCTGCCTTGCATTTCAACCCCCGGCTGGACGAGTCCGCGGTGGTCTTCAACAGCCTGGAGCGCGGCACCTGGGGCCGCGAGGAGCGCGGCTCGGGGATTCCTTTCCAGTACGGGCAGCCCTTCGAGGTTCTCCTCATCGCCACCGATGACGGCTTCAAG ACCGTGGTGGGGGACTCGCCCTTCCACTTCTTCCGGCACCGGATCCCGCTGGCGCGCGTGCGCGCGATGGAGGTGGGCGGGGACTTGCAGCTGCAGTCGGTGCGGATTTTCTGA
- the LGALS7 gene encoding galectin-7 isoform X3 — MAESYTIPHKTSLPEGIHVGTVMRIRGVVPKTGRFHVNLLCSEEEGADAALHFNPRLDESAVVFNSLERGTWGREERGSGIPFQYGQPFEVLLIATDDGFKTVVGDSPFHFFRHRIPLARVRAMEVGGDLQLQSVRIF; from the exons ATGGCGGAGAGCTAT ACCATTCCCCACAAGACCTCGCTGCCCGAGGGCATACATGTGGGCACCGTGATGAGAATTCGCGGCGTGGTCCCCAAGACGGGCAG GTTCCATGTAAACCTGCTGTGCAGCGAGGAGGAGGGCGCCGACGCTGCCTTGCATTTCAACCCCCGGCTGGACGAGTCCGCGGTGGTCTTCAACAGCCTGGAGCGCGGCACCTGGGGCCGCGAGGAGCGCGGCTCGGGGATTCCTTTCCAGTACGGGCAGCCCTTCGAGGTTCTCCTCATCGCCACCGATGACGGCTTCAAG ACCGTGGTGGGGGACTCGCCCTTCCACTTCTTCCGGCACCGGATCCCGCTGGCGCGCGTGCGCGCGATGGAGGTGGGCGGGGACTTGCAGCTGCAGTCGGTGCGGATTTTCTGA